Proteins encoded in a region of the Gammaproteobacteria bacterium genome:
- a CDS encoding helix-turn-helix transcriptional regulator, with product MPKVSARTYSRYSLEAISLLGKLIRAARKERKMTAQEVADRAGISRGLLQRIEKGDPKCELGATFEVATIVGVKLFDAEATTLTKHIRQTEDKLALLPKSVRKKVKVADDDF from the coding sequence ATGCCCAAAGTATCGGCACGCACATATTCCCGCTATAGCCTGGAGGCCATCAGCCTGCTTGGCAAGCTGATCCGTGCGGCGAGAAAAGAGCGCAAGATGACCGCACAAGAGGTCGCCGACCGCGCTGGAATTTCTCGCGGTCTGTTGCAGCGTATAGAAAAAGGCGATCCCAAGTGCGAACTGGGAGCAACCTTTGAAGTTGCCACCATCGTGGGCGTGAAGCTCTTTGACGCAGAAGCGACCACACTCACCAAGCATATTCGCCAAACAGAAGACAAACTCGCACTGCTACCCAAGTCTGTGCGCAAAAAAGTAAAGGTCGCTGATGATGACTTCTAA
- a CDS encoding dsDNA nuclease domain-containing protein, producing MPDNNVDNGTPKLHEIVPRENAGRDTIARYQAQFRAAAYECLSLLEDDALDRVYCDYQDDYVARLNLDGKHVYNFYQVKTKEKRNYQWTINDIFGLYKKRKSASPEKIANSFAGKLLLHTIKFNNSCGKVVFLTNVHLDDDVEACLQAATNGAKGNNHYGLLLEHFNDAFPQDTPLEDAEIFELLKKLNLEPNVSYLAPDDESFSAIARDTIFKYSEIDLRHGECEEIISNLVALVELKSFSKLMPDISEHELDEIAGVGIAEMLDILSISKGAYRHLKEGGDTQAIKTASIIHRLMKQAGASERMIEFASECKVKWDIWFRNKRHSMAEFDLNFLQEKIDQIAFDWSSKDSSFEFLKNNVGTLFDEVTEQGISSTLTRELLLGGVFAAMVRNESQ from the coding sequence ATGCCGGATAACAATGTAGATAATGGCACTCCGAAATTGCACGAAATTGTGCCAAGGGAAAATGCTGGCCGCGATACGATAGCCCGCTACCAAGCTCAATTTCGTGCGGCGGCATATGAGTGTCTTTCTCTGCTAGAAGACGATGCGCTTGATAGAGTCTATTGTGATTATCAGGATGATTACGTTGCTCGTCTAAATCTGGACGGAAAACACGTCTATAACTTTTATCAAGTTAAGACGAAAGAAAAGCGAAATTACCAATGGACAATAAATGACATCTTTGGGCTATACAAAAAACGAAAGTCAGCCTCACCTGAAAAGATTGCAAACAGTTTTGCAGGAAAGCTGCTACTCCATACGATCAAATTTAATAACTCATGTGGAAAAGTAGTCTTCCTTACGAACGTGCATTTGGATGATGATGTTGAGGCGTGCTTACAGGCCGCGACTAACGGAGCTAAGGGGAATAATCATTACGGCCTGTTACTTGAGCATTTCAATGATGCTTTCCCGCAGGACACTCCGCTCGAAGATGCGGAAATTTTTGAATTGCTTAAGAAACTCAATTTGGAGCCAAATGTTTCGTATCTTGCCCCAGATGATGAAAGCTTCTCGGCAATAGCAAGAGATACGATATTTAAGTATAGCGAGATTGACCTCCGACATGGTGAGTGTGAGGAAATTATTAGCAATCTTGTCGCGCTGGTCGAATTGAAGTCGTTTTCAAAACTTATGCCAGATATCAGTGAGCATGAGCTTGATGAAATAGCCGGAGTCGGTATAGCCGAAATGCTCGACATCTTGTCGATATCTAAGGGGGCATATAGGCACTTAAAGGAAGGTGGTGATACACAAGCAATCAAAACTGCATCAATTATTCATAGGCTTATGAAGCAGGCCGGAGCAAGCGAGAGAATGATTGAGTTTGCTTCAGAGTGCAAAGTCAAGTGGGATATTTGGTTTAGAAACAAGCGCCACAGTATGGCGGAATTTGACCTGAATTTTCTACAGGAAAAGATCGATCAGATCGCGTTTGATTGGTCAAGCAAAGACAGCTCCTTCGAGTTTTTAAAAAATAATGTTGGAACACTATTTGACGAGGTAACGGAACAGGGTATTTCAAGTACCTTAACAAGGGAGCTTCTGCTCGGTGGGGTCTTCGCAGCCATGGTAAGGAATGAATCGCAATGA
- a CDS encoding antirestriction protein ArdA encodes MSEEIRIYVADLAAYNNGKLHGVWIDATQDINDIQDQINAMLAESPEGFAEEFAIHDYEGFGGYSVSEYEGIQSLHEIACFIEEYPDLAGELLSHFGGHLEDARKAMEENYSGCYKSLADYAEQLTEDTSQIPENLAYYIDYERMGRDMDLSGDIYTIETAYEEVHVFWNH; translated from the coding sequence ATGAGTGAAGAAATCAGAATTTACGTGGCAGACCTCGCAGCCTATAACAACGGCAAGTTACACGGCGTATGGATAGATGCGACCCAAGACATTAATGACATTCAAGACCAGATTAACGCCATGCTGGCCGAAAGCCCCGAAGGCTTCGCGGAAGAATTCGCCATTCACGACTATGAAGGATTTGGTGGTTATTCTGTGAGCGAATACGAAGGTATTCAATCATTGCATGAAATTGCCTGTTTCATTGAAGAGTATCCCGACCTTGCAGGGGAATTACTGAGCCACTTTGGCGGGCATCTTGAGGATGCCAGAAAGGCTATGGAAGAGAATTATTCCGGTTGCTACAAGTCCCTAGCGGACTATGCAGAACAATTAACCGAAGACACCAGCCAGATTCCTGAAAATCTTGCTTACTACATCGACTATGAGCGCATGGGGCGTGATATGGATTTAAGCGGGGATATTTACACCATCGAAACGGCCTATGAAGAAGTACACGTTTTCTGGAATCATTGA
- a CDS encoding relaxase — translation MILKGSQRLGGRQLAAHLLKTEDNEHVEIHELRGFMSEDLPSAFNEVHAISKGTRAKQPFFSLSLSPPPNERVRIEVFETAIEQIEQKLGLEEQPRAIVFHEKEGRRHAHVVWSRIDTDEMKAINLPFYKMKLKDVSRELYLEHGWKIPPGIIDRKDRNPLNFSREEWQQARRAGLNPKDIKRTFQECWAISDNRNAFSQALLSKGFVLARGDRRGFVAVDYQGEAYAIARYTGVKAKDVRQRLGDPQTLPSIEQTKDKIAADMSKKLEQHLSHAEAIKQKRSAAFEFKRQRLVEEQRKERQLLEQSQRKRWDAETQERSQRLSKGLMGIWHRLTGKYEKTKRQNELDALVAFQRDRHEKDELIFKHIQQRQQLSLRQRSEIHTHELEIKLLRQDIEDYRDLKTGKSSTLRSEYRKRSAQQENERKPQPKRDKNRDRGHEPEI, via the coding sequence ATGATTTTGAAGGGTAGCCAGCGCTTAGGCGGCAGGCAGCTCGCCGCGCATTTGCTCAAAACTGAAGACAACGAGCATGTCGAAATCCACGAGCTGCGAGGGTTTATGTCTGAAGACCTGCCTTCCGCCTTCAATGAAGTCCATGCAATCAGCAAGGGTACTCGCGCCAAGCAGCCTTTTTTCTCCCTGAGTCTCAGCCCACCGCCTAACGAGCGTGTGCGTATTGAGGTCTTTGAAACAGCTATCGAGCAGATAGAGCAAAAGCTCGGTCTGGAAGAGCAGCCTCGCGCCATCGTATTTCACGAGAAAGAAGGTCGCCGTCATGCCCATGTCGTTTGGTCGAGGATCGACACAGACGAGATGAAGGCTATCAACCTGCCATTCTACAAAATGAAGCTGAAAGACGTATCCAGGGAGCTGTATTTGGAGCACGGCTGGAAAATTCCACCAGGCATCATTGATCGCAAGGATCGGAACCCACTCAACTTCAGCCGTGAGGAATGGCAGCAAGCTCGCCGCGCTGGCCTGAACCCCAAGGATATTAAGCGCACATTTCAGGAATGTTGGGCTATCTCCGATAACCGCAATGCTTTCTCACAAGCCCTGCTCAGCAAGGGCTTTGTATTGGCTCGCGGGGATCGGCGCGGATTTGTTGCCGTCGATTATCAGGGCGAAGCCTACGCAATCGCCAGATATACAGGCGTAAAGGCCAAGGATGTTCGCCAGCGGCTGGGTGATCCGCAAACGCTGCCATCTATTGAGCAAACCAAAGACAAAATCGCAGCGGATATGTCCAAAAAACTTGAGCAGCACCTATCTCATGCTGAAGCAATCAAACAGAAACGCTCCGCTGCGTTTGAGTTCAAACGCCAACGTCTGGTGGAAGAGCAGCGTAAAGAAAGGCAACTTCTGGAACAGTCACAGCGCAAACGCTGGGATGCAGAAACACAAGAGCGTTCACAGCGCCTATCTAAAGGGCTTATGGGTATCTGGCATCGGCTCACAGGTAAGTACGAAAAGACAAAACGCCAGAATGAACTGGATGCGCTTGTCGCCTTCCAGCGTGATCGTCATGAGAAAGACGAACTGATATTCAAGCATATCCAACAACGCCAGCAGCTCAGCCTGCGCCAGCGCAGTGAAATCCATACTCATGAGCTGGAAATCAAGCTGTTACGTCAAGATATTGAAGATTACCGGGATTTAAAAACCGGAAAATCCAGCACTCTAAGGAGTGAATACCGCAAACGGTCAGCGCAGCAGGAGAACGAACGAAAACCCCAGCCAAAACGGGACAAAAACCGAGATCGCGGGCATGAGCCGGAAATCTAG
- a CDS encoding type II toxin-antitoxin system HipA family toxin: MTSNTSDNEAFVWIWLPEATEPVVAGKLEADDQGNVLFNYGNSYLERISSSPPAISIYEPELPLKTGVLPLLDGLTMPGCIRDSAPDAWGRRVIINKKLGRKGKDTDTDALGELTYLLESGSDRIGALDFQRSPSEYVPRSANNVPLEELLQSAERVEQGVPLTPELDQALFHGSSIGGARPKALIEDQGTKYVAKFSSSTDLYSVVKAEYIAMRLAALAGINAAPVRLVQAAQKDILLIERFDREKTAKGWTRESMVSALTLFGLDDMMARYASYETFAEIIRHRFGDPKETLEELFSRIVFNILCGNTDDHARNHAAFWNGKTLRLTPAYDICPQGRAGNEATQAMLISGDNRLSKLKSCLDAAPHFQLSEEKAKAIFEKQREAIEANWDKVCDEAKLSTVDRNLFWERQFLNPFAFED; the protein is encoded by the coding sequence ATGACTTCTAATACCTCCGATAACGAGGCTTTCGTCTGGATATGGCTACCCGAAGCCACTGAACCCGTTGTTGCCGGAAAGCTGGAAGCTGACGATCAGGGCAACGTGCTATTCAACTACGGTAACAGCTATCTGGAGCGTATTAGCTCTAGCCCTCCGGCCATTTCCATTTACGAGCCGGAATTACCGCTTAAAACAGGCGTATTGCCCTTACTTGATGGGCTAACCATGCCTGGATGCATACGAGATTCTGCACCGGATGCCTGGGGACGGCGCGTTATCATCAATAAAAAGCTTGGGCGCAAAGGCAAAGATACGGATACCGATGCGCTAGGCGAGCTAACCTATTTGCTGGAATCCGGCTCTGATCGTATCGGCGCATTGGATTTTCAGCGCTCTCCCAGCGAATACGTGCCGCGCTCGGCAAACAACGTCCCCCTGGAAGAATTGCTTCAATCCGCTGAGCGGGTTGAGCAAGGCGTACCGCTCACCCCTGAGCTGGATCAGGCGCTTTTCCATGGCAGCTCTATCGGCGGTGCGCGCCCCAAAGCCCTGATCGAAGATCAGGGCACGAAATACGTTGCGAAGTTTTCTTCAAGCACCGACCTCTACAGCGTGGTAAAAGCTGAATATATCGCCATGCGCCTGGCGGCACTGGCCGGAATAAATGCCGCGCCTGTAAGGCTTGTTCAAGCTGCACAAAAGGACATTCTGCTAATCGAACGATTTGATCGTGAGAAAACCGCCAAGGGCTGGACGCGCGAATCTATGGTCTCTGCGCTAACACTCTTTGGGCTGGATGACATGATGGCACGGTATGCGAGCTATGAAACCTTCGCCGAAATTATCCGCCACCGTTTCGGTGATCCGAAGGAAACTCTTGAAGAGCTGTTTTCTCGTATAGTCTTTAATATTCTGTGCGGCAATACCGATGACCATGCAAGAAATCATGCGGCATTCTGGAACGGCAAAACACTGCGCCTAACCCCGGCTTACGACATTTGCCCTCAAGGCCGTGCAGGCAATGAGGCAACGCAAGCCATGCTGATTTCTGGCGACAACAGGCTGAGCAAGCTTAAATCCTGCCTTGATGCCGCGCCCCACTTTCAGCTTTCCGAAGAGAAAGCGAAAGCGATTTTCGAAAAGCAGCGCGAAGCGATTGAGGCAAATTGGGATAAGGTTTGCGATGAAGCAAAGCTAAGCACAGTTGACCGCAATCTATTTTGGGAAAGGCAGTTCCTCAATCCTTTTGCATTTGAAGATTGA
- a CDS encoding site-specific DNA-methyltransferase: protein MKKVQPEEGESADIVSANIERLKELFPDVFSEGGVDFEALRQLLGDAKVLDEGEEKYGLNWHGKKKARQIALTPSTGTLLPCPEASVDWDTTKNLFIEGDNLEVLKLLQKSYANKVKMIYIDPPYNTGKEFIYPDKFQENLDTYLKYTGQVDDEGIKFSSNTETTGRKHTNWLSMMMPRLKLARDLLSKDGVIFISIDDNEQAHLKKLCDEVFGEANFLTQVIVQSNKRGQTYKEIAKCHEYLLVYYKSEESSLGELEKTTGALPFEDEHGGYDLWELRNRNPKFGRHNRPNLFYPIYVNSKSVNEEGLALISLERTEEFDCEVLPRNSEGADSCWRWGKDKLVNEGINASPKTVWAKQKRDGGWNIYEKSRKSTTKAKSIWTDTKFISEQGTVEAGRIDMGGVLEFPKPLELIKQCVFLGSSDDDIVMDFFAGSGTTAHAVMAQNAEDGANRRYICVQLPEPTFELEDGKKVPKKHSKTAFEQGFETIAEISRERIKRSANSIEGSNQDIDKGFRTFKLSNSNIQVWNPDRSDLEESLLSHQDHLVEGRTEQDVLYELLLKRGVDLSVPIESREVIDRTIFSIGYGVLFACLSESINKDQVEEIGQGIVEWHRELAPSSDTHVFFRDSAFSDDVSKTNMAAILEQNGINHVRSL, encoded by the coding sequence ATGAAGAAAGTACAACCAGAAGAAGGCGAGAGCGCCGACATCGTTTCAGCGAACATTGAGCGATTGAAAGAACTGTTCCCCGATGTGTTCAGTGAAGGCGGAGTTGACTTCGAGGCGCTTCGTCAATTGCTTGGTGATGCCAAAGTATTAGACGAAGGCGAGGAAAAGTATGGCCTCAATTGGCATGGCAAGAAAAAGGCTCGCCAGATAGCGCTGACACCATCCACAGGAACACTCTTGCCTTGCCCTGAAGCGAGTGTCGATTGGGATACGACCAAAAACCTGTTTATCGAGGGAGACAATCTCGAAGTTCTCAAGCTGCTTCAGAAGAGTTACGCCAATAAGGTCAAGATGATCTATATCGACCCGCCATATAACACAGGCAAGGAGTTCATTTATCCCGACAAGTTTCAGGAAAATCTGGATACCTATCTTAAGTACACAGGTCAGGTAGATGATGAGGGAATCAAGTTTTCATCCAATACGGAAACCACAGGAAGAAAACACACAAACTGGCTTTCCATGATGATGCCAAGGTTGAAACTAGCTAGAGATTTATTGTCGAAAGACGGAGTAATTTTTATCTCTATTGACGATAACGAACAGGCGCATTTGAAGAAATTGTGCGACGAGGTTTTCGGTGAAGCCAATTTCTTAACGCAGGTTATCGTTCAATCCAACAAGCGTGGGCAAACATACAAAGAAATTGCAAAGTGCCACGAGTATCTACTCGTCTATTACAAGTCAGAGGAATCAAGTCTTGGAGAGTTGGAGAAAACAACAGGAGCACTCCCATTTGAGGATGAGCATGGTGGATACGACCTGTGGGAGTTGAGGAATCGTAATCCGAAGTTCGGAAGGCATAATCGCCCGAATTTGTTCTATCCGATATACGTCAATTCAAAGAGTGTAAATGAAGAAGGATTGGCTCTCATTTCGCTGGAAAGAACAGAAGAGTTTGATTGTGAGGTTTTGCCGAGGAATTCGGAAGGCGCAGATAGTTGTTGGCGTTGGGGAAAGGATAAGTTGGTCAATGAAGGCATAAACGCTTCCCCAAAGACGGTATGGGCAAAGCAAAAGCGGGATGGTGGATGGAATATCTACGAGAAGTCTAGGAAAAGTACAACAAAAGCCAAGTCGATTTGGACGGATACAAAGTTCATTAGCGAACAAGGAACTGTAGAGGCGGGTCGCATAGATATGGGAGGCGTATTGGAGTTTCCGAAGCCTCTTGAATTGATAAAACAGTGTGTCTTTCTTGGGTCGTCAGATGATGACATCGTAATGGATTTTTTTGCCGGCTCAGGAACAACGGCTCATGCCGTGATGGCACAAAATGCCGAAGATGGTGCCAATAGACGGTACATTTGTGTCCAGTTGCCGGAACCTACATTTGAGCTTGAGGATGGCAAAAAAGTACCGAAGAAGCATAGCAAAACAGCATTTGAGCAGGGGTTCGAAACGATTGCGGAGATTTCGCGAGAAAGAATAAAACGGTCAGCGAATTCTATAGAGGGGTCGAATCAAGATATAGATAAGGGGTTTAGGACTTTTAAGCTGAGTAATTCCAATATCCAAGTCTGGAATCCTGATCGATCCGATCTCGAAGAAAGCCTGCTTTCTCATCAAGATCATTTGGTGGAAGGTAGAACCGAGCAGGATGTTCTTTACGAGCTTCTTCTAAAGCGTGGAGTCGATCTTTCCGTTCCTATTGAGAGTCGCGAAGTAATTGACAGGACAATTTTCAGTATTGGCTATGGAGTTCTGTTTGCTTGCCTCAGTGAGTCAATCAACAAGGATCAGGTCGAGGAAATTGGCCAAGGTATCGTCGAATGGCACCGCGAGCTTGCGCCAAGCTCTGATACTCATGTCTTCTTCCGTGATAGCGCGTTCAGCGATGATGTTTCAAAAACCAACATGGCTGCCATTCTTGAGCAGAACGGCATAAACCATGTGCGCAGCTTGTAG
- a CDS encoding DEAD/DEAH box helicase family protein, with the protein MKLHFEDDLDYQKAAVDSVVSLFKGQEISRSEFTVTFQPESSPNLSLGMEESQLGIGNRLVLVDEEIEENLRKVQLQNGLRPTEKLASGDFTVEMETGTGKTYVYLRTIFELNKNYGFTKFVVVVPSVAIKEGTYKTLQITQEHFEGLYPKAKGYEYFLYDSSKLGQVRNFATSSNIQIMVTTVGAINKKDVNNLYKENENTGGEKPIDLVRATNPIIIVDEPQSVDGGLTGKGKEALTAMNPLCTLRYSATHVDKHHMTFRLDAVDAYERGLVKQIEVASLQIDSGHNKPYIRLDSTHNRKGSITAKVEVDVQRGKNVRREFLTVEDGDDLEQITGRSIYENMQIGTITCGKDNESIEVKGDGFDQLLRPGDAIGGVDPDQIKRLMIRRTIKEHFDKELMFAANKKPIKVLSLFFIDSVEHYRQYDEDGNAVKGKYARMFEEEYRKLAKSAEYQSLFKEIDLDADADEVHNGYFSIDKKGRSVETAENNQANRDNAERAYNLIMKEKEKLLSFDTKLKFIFSHSALKEGWDNPNVFQICTLRDMGSERERRQTLGRGLRLCVNQNGERLRGNDVNTLTVIATENYEKFAENLQKEIEQDTGIRFGIVEPHQFATIQTLNDHGEVAPLGVEQSEKIWQFLKDQHFVDAKGKVQDSLRAVLKDGNFELPENIKQELIKDHGEEQAGIIASDIQGVLRKLAGKLDIKNADDRKIIRTREAVLESDDFRLLWERIKYKTTYRVEFDNLKLLNDCADAIRNCPPITRTRAQFRKADIAIGKGGVGVQETSASGYTTIHENDIELPDIITDLQDKTQLTRKSIVQVLRESRRLQDFLRNPQQFIDYCSEAINRTKRLALVDGIKYTKIGDDHFYAQELFEQEELKGYLKNTLEVQKSVYTHVVYDSGGVEKSFAEDLEKNEKVKVYAKLPAWFKVPTPLGSYNPDWAVVVENDGEEKLYFVVETKGSTWWDDLRHLEGAKIKCGERHFEEIATDTENPARYIKSTDVDGMMGYVD; encoded by the coding sequence ATGAAGCTGCATTTTGAAGACGATCTGGATTACCAAAAAGCCGCCGTAGACTCGGTTGTTAGTCTGTTTAAGGGGCAGGAAATATCCCGCTCTGAATTCACCGTGACCTTCCAGCCGGAATCCAGCCCCAATTTGTCATTGGGTATGGAAGAAAGCCAGCTCGGTATCGGTAACAGGCTGGTGCTGGTGGATGAGGAAATTGAAGAGAACTTGCGCAAGGTGCAGCTCCAGAATGGCTTGCGCCCCACTGAGAAACTGGCCAGTGGCGACTTCACCGTTGAAATGGAGACCGGAACGGGCAAGACCTACGTGTATTTGCGTACGATCTTCGAGTTGAACAAGAACTACGGCTTCACCAAATTTGTGGTTGTCGTGCCGTCCGTTGCGATTAAGGAAGGTACATACAAAACGCTACAAATCACGCAGGAGCACTTCGAAGGCTTGTATCCAAAGGCCAAGGGCTACGAATACTTTCTCTACGATTCTTCAAAGCTCGGTCAGGTACGTAACTTTGCGACCAGTAGCAATATCCAGATCATGGTCACGACAGTCGGAGCGATCAACAAGAAGGATGTAAATAATCTTTATAAGGAGAACGAGAACACAGGTGGTGAAAAGCCGATTGACCTCGTTCGCGCCACCAACCCCATCATCATCGTCGATGAGCCGCAAAGTGTTGACGGTGGCCTGACGGGTAAAGGGAAAGAAGCGCTCACGGCGATGAACCCGCTGTGTACCCTGCGTTATTCCGCTACCCATGTTGACAAACATCACATGACTTTCCGATTGGATGCTGTGGACGCCTATGAGCGCGGGCTGGTTAAGCAGATTGAGGTGGCTTCGCTCCAGATCGACAGTGGCCACAACAAACCCTATATCCGGTTGGACTCTACCCATAATCGGAAAGGATCAATCACTGCAAAGGTCGAAGTGGATGTGCAGCGTGGCAAGAATGTACGGCGAGAATTCTTGACCGTAGAGGACGGTGACGATCTGGAGCAAATCACTGGTCGATCCATCTACGAGAATATGCAGATCGGAACCATTACCTGCGGAAAGGACAACGAGTCTATCGAAGTTAAAGGTGATGGGTTCGATCAACTATTGAGGCCGGGCGATGCCATTGGTGGTGTTGATCCAGACCAGATCAAGCGTCTGATGATCCGGCGCACAATCAAAGAGCACTTCGATAAGGAACTAATGTTCGCTGCGAACAAAAAGCCGATCAAGGTGCTGAGCCTGTTCTTTATTGATAGCGTCGAGCACTACCGCCAGTACGACGAAGACGGTAACGCAGTGAAGGGGAAATACGCTCGGATGTTCGAGGAAGAATACCGCAAGCTGGCAAAGTCAGCGGAGTATCAAAGTCTCTTCAAGGAGATTGATCTGGATGCCGATGCGGACGAAGTTCACAACGGCTATTTCTCCATCGACAAGAAAGGTCGATCCGTAGAAACCGCCGAGAATAATCAGGCAAACCGCGACAATGCCGAGCGGGCGTACAACCTGATTATGAAGGAGAAGGAGAAGCTGCTGAGCTTTGATACCAAGCTGAAGTTCATCTTCTCTCACTCCGCCCTGAAGGAAGGTTGGGACAATCCGAACGTCTTCCAGATTTGCACGCTTCGTGACATGGGCAGTGAGCGAGAACGCCGCCAGACGCTTGGCCGTGGTCTGCGTCTCTGTGTCAACCAAAACGGTGAAAGGCTTCGCGGTAATGACGTAAATACGCTGACCGTGATTGCGACGGAGAACTACGAGAAGTTTGCCGAGAACCTGCAAAAAGAGATCGAGCAGGACACGGGTATTCGCTTTGGCATTGTTGAGCCGCACCAGTTCGCAACCATTCAAACCCTCAACGATCACGGTGAGGTTGCGCCCTTGGGTGTAGAGCAGTCGGAGAAGATTTGGCAGTTCCTCAAGGATCAGCATTTTGTGGATGCCAAAGGCAAGGTGCAGGACAGTCTCCGCGCAGTATTGAAAGACGGAAACTTTGAGCTGCCGGAAAACATCAAGCAGGAGCTTATCAAGGATCATGGAGAGGAACAGGCAGGCATTATAGCTTCGGACATTCAGGGTGTTCTTCGCAAGTTGGCGGGCAAGCTGGATATTAAGAACGCCGATGACCGGAAGATTATTCGAACGCGGGAAGCAGTTCTTGAATCCGATGACTTCCGCCTGCTTTGGGAGCGGATCAAGTACAAGACGACTTACCGCGTAGAGTTCGACAATCTCAAACTTCTGAACGATTGTGCTGATGCAATCAGGAACTGTCCGCCAATTACGAGAACTCGTGCTCAATTCCGAAAGGCAGATATCGCAATCGGTAAAGGCGGCGTAGGGGTTCAGGAAACCAGCGCATCCGGCTATACCACAATCCACGAGAATGATATCGAATTGCCCGACATCATTACTGACTTGCAGGACAAGACCCAACTCACCAGAAAGAGCATTGTTCAAGTTCTCAGGGAGAGCCGCAGGCTACAAGACTTCCTTCGTAACCCCCAGCAGTTCATCGACTATTGCTCAGAGGCGATCAACCGCACGAAGCGGTTAGCGCTGGTGGATGGAATCAAGTACACGAAAATCGGTGACGACCATTTCTACGCTCAGGAGCTTTTCGAGCAGGAAGAGCTGAAAGGCTATTTGAAGAATACGCTGGAAGTTCAAAAGTCCGTCTACACCCATGTTGTGTACGACTCAGGAGGCGTGGAGAAGTCATTCGCCGAGGACTTGGAAAAGAATGAGAAAGTGAAGGTCTACGCCAAGTTGCCCGCGTGGTTCAAAGTGCCAACGCCACTTGGTTCGTACAACCCCGATTGGGCGGTTGTCGTGGAGAACGATGGCGAGGAAAAACTGTACTTCGTCGTCGAAACAAAAGGCAGCACATGGTGGGACGATTTGCGCCACCTTGAAGGCGCGAAAATCAAGTGCGGAGAGCGCCATTTTGAAGAAATCGCAACAGACACAGAAAACCCAGCCCGCTACATCAAGTCTACGGACGTTGACGGGATGATGGGATACGTGGACTGA
- a CDS encoding DUF4391 domain-containing protein: MIQSFDDFLEHLDIPSSCRLDKPVFKKLFLDNGVLDATDKKCLKDDISRVRWLYTLKPSTINIAAYGDDIREYPEVAVLHVELSNASRAARIAHFINRSIPYPLVLLFTAEIDGHTSMSISLADKRINQADKEKWVLEDSVHSGWLTFTDQSTSESEFMNSLKVTALPFTDFWRFYQALMERVIAINCAIHSGDFKLDALSINGGTSNQAVGRLEKLRELEKLDTQKAEIANKLKKEKQMGRQVDLNTKVKNINDRIAEIKGSL, from the coding sequence ATGATTCAATCCTTCGATGACTTCCTTGAGCATCTGGATATCCCAAGTTCTTGCAGGCTCGATAAGCCTGTCTTTAAGAAACTGTTTCTGGACAATGGCGTACTCGATGCCACGGATAAGAAATGCCTGAAAGACGATATCTCGCGGGTGCGATGGCTCTACACGCTTAAACCCAGCACGATCAATATCGCGGCTTACGGTGACGACATACGCGAATACCCAGAGGTGGCCGTTCTGCATGTCGAGTTAAGCAACGCCAGCCGCGCTGCGCGGATTGCGCACTTTATCAACCGCTCGATTCCATATCCCCTTGTCCTGCTCTTCACGGCAGAGATAGATGGTCACACCAGTATGTCTATTAGTTTGGCGGATAAGCGGATCAATCAGGCGGACAAAGAAAAATGGGTGCTGGAAGATTCCGTGCATTCCGGCTGGCTCACCTTTACCGATCAGTCCACGTCGGAAAGCGAGTTTATGAATAGCCTAAAAGTTACGGCTTTGCCGTTCACAGACTTCTGGCGTTTCTATCAAGCGCTCATGGAGCGCGTAATCGCGATCAACTGTGCGATCCATAGTGGTGACTTCAAGCTGGATGCGCTCTCTATAAATGGGGGCACTTCAAATCAGGCTGTTGGCCGCTTAGAGAAGTTACGTGAACTTGAAAAGCTGGATACGCAGAAGGCCGAGATTGCCAACAAGCTAAAGAAAGAAAAGCAAATGGGCAGGCAGGTCGATCTGAATACCAAGGTAAAAAATATTAACGACAGGATTGCTGAAATCAAAGGCAGCCTTTAA